AGACGCGGTGCACAAGGCCTGGGAGGGACTCGGGTACTATCGTCGGGCCCGTTTCCTGAAAGCCGCTGCGGGTACCATCGCGGCCGAGGGTTGGCCCACGGACCTGGAGGGCCTGACCGGACTGCCCGGACTTGGTCCCTACACCGCCGCGGCGGTGGGCGCCATCGCCTTCCAATGGGCGACCCCCGCCCTGGATGGCAATGCCTTCCGCGTGCTGGCCCGTCTGCTGCTCCTGGAGGGAGATCCCAAGGAACGGGCGGCGGAGCTGCGCACCTGGCTCAGCCCAGCCATGGCAGTCCTCGGCCCCTCTCGCCTCACCCAGGCCCTCATGGAACTGGGCGCCACGGCCTGCCTGCCCAATCCAACCTGTGCGCAGTGCCCGCTGAGCCCATCTTGCGAGACACGCCTCGCCGGACGCACCGCCGAGATTCCTCCTGTGGCCAAGCGGGCCAAACCAAAGGCAGCGACGCTCTGGTTGCTGGCCATCGAGGCCCAGGGCCACTACCTGCTGCAGGCACCGTCGGCCAAGGGACTGCTGGCGGGTCTCTGGCGCTGGCCCACGGTAGAGGCTGCC
This sequence is a window from Geothrix sp. PMB-07. Protein-coding genes within it:
- a CDS encoding A/G-specific adenine glycosylase, translated to MSWPLASDLLAPLAPWFDRVRRDLPWRAADLDVPHPDPYAVLVSELMLQQTQVATVVPYFHRWLERFPTARSLAEAEEDAVHKAWEGLGYYRRARFLKAAAGTIAAEGWPTDLEGLTGLPGLGPYTAAAVGAIAFQWATPALDGNAFRVLARLLLLEGDPKERAAELRTWLSPAMAVLGPSRLTQALMELGATACLPNPTCAQCPLSPSCETRLAGRTAEIPPVAKRAKPKAATLWLLAIEAQGHYLLQAPSAKGLLAGLWRWPTVEAAEAAPRPPSPSDSPILAWPGWTQVYTHRREAVSPLHLRLGERFPAAEGLQWVTGPDLPALPLGKRDQRLRDLLETPGQVPLEIPDVELILRPFRTTNT